In the Alistipes provencensis genome, GCCCGGTCGATCACCGTCCGCACATCGGTCGGGGGATAGAGTTTCGGATTCCATGTGTACTTGGCGTCGCACCAGCGGCAGCCCACGTCGCACCCGCCGAGGCGGATGAAATAGGCCGGTTTCCCGGCGTGGAAACCCTCGCCCTGAATGGTGTAGAAATCCTCGACCAACGGCAGCAGGCGCCCGCCGTCGAGCAGTGCGGGATCGGTCGTCGGTGCCATTACTCCGTTACGACGTAAATATCCTTCAGACTGCGGCCCAACTGGTCGTAGTCCAACCCGTAGCCCACGATGAATTCGTTGCCGATCTCCATCGCCCGGTATTTGATCGGCAGCGTCTTGCGGTACGACCCCGGCTTGAAAAACAGCGTGCAGACCTCGATCGAAGCGGGTTTGCGGCTCTCCAGCTCGCGGATCATATGCTCGATCGACTCGCCCGTGTCGACGATGTCCTCGACGATGATGACGTGACGGCCCTCGATCGAGTTGTTCAGGCCGATCAGGCTCTTGACGCAGCCCGTCGAGCAGGTTCCGTCATACGACGCCAACTTGACGAACGAGAGTTCGTTCTGGAATTCGATCTTCTTGATCAGGTCGCTCATGAACATGAACGAACCGTTCAGGATGCCCAGAAACAGCGGCGTCTCCTTGCCGGCATAATCCGCATTGATACGCTGCGCCACGGCCTCGACGGCCCGGTCGATCTTCTCGGCGGGGATCATGATTTTGAACTTCCTGTCGTGAAGCTGTATGATATCCTCCATGAAAGTACGGGATTTTTGTTTAAATAAGTGCAAATTTAACTATTTGCCCGGAACAAACGAAGAATCCGCAGTTCTTTTTTCAACTGCGGTCTTCGTCCGCAGAGATTTAGCCGCTTTTTGGTCGGCAAAAAGACCAGACCGCGGCTTTCATCCGCGAAGTATAGCTACCTTTTGGTGGCAAAAGGCAGCTCCAAAACCATCCGCATGTCGCTTTCGCGGGAACGTCGTTCGGCGGCGCTAAAACGGGCGCCTTCGCGGGTTTGCGAGCAAACCGGCCCCGTTTTTTAACGCTCTGCCTTCACGCCGTTCTTTTTCCGCTGCAAGCGATAATGCGGACCTCCCTGCACCCAAATATTTTCGATTTTAAGCCGGTGAGTTCCGTGCATCGTGAAGAACGGGGCGGATGGATAGTACTTGAGTACATTCCATTCGCCCCGTTCAAAGGATGTGCGGAAATCGCCGCTTACAAATCGAAAATCAGACCAGTCCGGAGAATCCCATAAACGCCATGGCCAGAATCCCGGCCGTAATCAGCGCGATGGGAATACCCTTGAACGACTTGGGCACGTCTTCGAAATCGAGGCGCTCGCGGATACCGGCGAAGAGCACCAGCGCCAGCGCGAAGCCCAGAGCCGTAGCCACCGAGTAGGTAACGCTCTGCAAGAGGTTGAACTCCTTCTGGATCATCAGGATCGCAACACCCAGCACGGCGCAGTTGGTCGTGATGAGGGGCAGGAAGATACCCAGCGCCTGATAGAGCGACGGCGACATCTTCTTGAGCATGATCTCGACCATCTGCACGAGGGCCGCGATCACCAGAATGAAGACGATCGTCTGCATGTATACGATGTCCAGCGGCACCAGCACATAGGTCTGGATGAGCCACGCCACGACGGCCGCAATGGCCATCACGAAAGTTACGGCGGCTCCCATACCCATCGAGGTCTCGACCTTGGACGACACGCCAAGGAAGGGGCAGATGCCGAGGAACTGCGCCAGCACGACGTTGTTGACGAAGATGGCGCCGATGATGATTGCAAAATAGGAAATCTCCATAACTATTTCTTGGCTAATTTATTAAACAACACCATGAGGTATCCGAGCACGAGGAAGGCGCCGGGAGCCAGCACGAAGATCAGCGGCGTGTAGTCCGCGATCCCGAGGCTGACGCCGAAGACGGCCCCGCTGCCGAGTATCTCGCGCACGGCGCCGACGACGGTCAGCGCCAGCGTGAATCCCAGACCGATACCGATGCCGTCCAGCACGGAGTCGAACGGCGAATTCTTCGAAGCGAACGCCTCGGCACGGCCCAAAATGATGCAGTTCACCACAATCAGCGGGATGAACACGCCCAGCGCATCGTACAGCGCCGGCACGAAAGCCTGCATCAACATCTGAATAATGGTCACGAACGAAGCGATCACGACGATGAAAGCCGGAATGCGGACCTTGTCGGGAATGATGTTCTTGATGAGCGAGATCACCAGATTCGACATGATCAGCACGGCCATCGTGGCCAGTCCCATGCCCATGCCGTTCTCGGCCGAGGTCGTCGTTCCCAGCGTGGGGCACATGCCCAATACCAGCACGAACGTCGGGTTGTTCTTGACGATGCCGCTTAAAATAATCTGCAACTTATTCATTTTGCCCTCCTTCCTGAGCCGCAGGCTCGTTGGTTTGTTCCGTGGCGGCAGCCGTCGCACCGGATGCCACGTCCGTCGGGGTCTCGCCCGTCGCTACGCTCTTGTAGGCCATCCATGCGCGGTTGATCGCGTCGACATAGGCGCGCGACGAGATGGTCGCGGCGGTCAGCGCATCGACGTCGCCGCCGTCCTTGGTCACGGCCAGTTTGCCGTCCACGAGTTTCTTGTCCTCGAGTTTCTGTCCCTTGACGCTCCGCAGCAGGACGTTGCCCTCGTCGGCCATCTTGGTTCCGAGGCCCGGAGTCTCGGTCTGCTCCAGCACGTTGACGTTCACCACCTCGCCTGCGGGGGTGAAACCCACCATCAGGCGCACCGCGCCGCCGAATCCCTGCTTGGTCATCGACTGCACGGCATATCCGCTCACGGCGCCGTCTTTCGTGGCCGTGTAGACCGTGATGGGCATCTCGTCGATGGTCAGCACCTCGTCCGTCGTCGCGTCGAACGCCGGCAGCACCTCGGTGAGCGCCGCTTTCGTCGCCGCAGCCTTGGCCGCGGCGATCGGCTCTTCGGTAATCATATTGACGACGCCCACTCCCGCCGAAGCCACGAGGGTGATGCCGAAGAGGACGGCCGTCATGTTCAAAAGTGTACTTTTCATAGTGCCTCCTCCGTTATTTCACGCCGAAGCGCTTAGGTTTGACATATTTGTTGATCAGGGGCACGCAGGCGTTCATGATGAGGATCGCAAACGACATACCCTCGGGATAGGCGCCCCACAGACGAATCAGCATCGTGATGACACCGATCCCCACGGCGAAGATCACCCCGCCCCTCACGGTCATCGGCGAGGTGGAATAGTCCGTCGCCATGAACACGGCGCCGAGTATCGCACCGCCGGCCAGTACATGGAACACCGGCAACTGCCACAGCGCAGCGCCCGTCTGCCCGGAGCAGAGCGCCACGACGAAAGCAAAGAGAGCTATCGTTCCGAGCACCGTCACGGGAATCTGCCATGTAATGACACGCCGCCACAGCAGGTAGACGAAGCCGCACAGCAGGGCCGCAGCAGCCACCTCGCCCAGCGAACCGGGCATGTTGCCCAGCAGCAGTTCCTGCACGCCCAGCACATCGGCCGCCGCACCGTGTTTCACGGCAGCCAGCGGCGTGGCGCCCGACAGAGCGTCGAACGCACCGTTCACCGGCATCGGGAACGTGGTCATCTGCACCGGATAGGCGATCAGCAGGAACACACGCCCCACCAGCGCGGGGTTGAAGGGGTTCTTGCCCAGCCCTCCGAAGGTCATCTTGGCGACGGCGATCGCCACGAAAGCGCCTATCACGACGATCCACCAAGGAATCGTCGCCGGGAGGTTGAAAGCCAGCAGTACGCCGGTCACCACGGCCGACCAGTTGGTGACGGTCACCGCACCGCGGACCATGAATTTCTGAATCAGGTACTCGAACGCCACGCACGCCGCCACCGAAAGGGCCGTAACGCGCAGCACGTCGGCTCCGAACACCAAGGCCGACACGACCAGCGCAGGCATCAGCGCGATCACGACGTCGCGCATGATCCGGGCCGTCGACTGGGAGGTCTGAACGTGCGGCGCAGGAGCTACAATGAGTTTGTTTGCCATATCTTTACTGTTTTTTCATTTACTTTTTGGGCGCAGCCGCGGCACCGCGAGCGCGGATGATTCCCATCACGGTCTGTTTTCCGAGGCGGATCCAGTCCAGCAGCGGCAGGTACGAGGGGCAGGTCGACTGACAGCATCCGCACTCGATGCACGAGGTGATCATCTGCGCCTCGAGGACCTCCCAGCCCTTCTTCTGCGACATTTTCGAGAGGTAGTAGGGCTCCAGACCCATCGGGCAGGCCGACACGCACTTGGCGCACTTGATGCACTGTGCGGCTTCGCGGCGCACGGCCTCGCGGCCCGAGAGGACCGTGATTCCCGAGCATCCCTTCGTGACGGGCGACGCGAGGTTGACCATCGCACGGCCCATCATCGGACCGCCGTTTATCACCTTCGCGGGCTCGTCGGGAACTCCTCCGGCGGCTTCCAGCAGGGCCGAAACCGGCGTACCCATGCGGGTCAGCAGGTTCTTGGGCTCCTTCATACGCTTGCCCGTGACGGTCACCACGCGCTGGATCAGCGGCATCGACTTCTGCACGGCCTGATAAACGGCCACGGTCGTCGAGGCGTTGCACACCACGGCGCCCACGTCGATCGGCAGTGCGGGCGGCGGCGGCACCTGACGGCCCGTGACGGCCGCAATCAACTGTTTTTCACCACCCTGCGGATACATCACTTTCAGGGGCACCACCTCGATGCCCTTGTATCCCGCCGCGATCTGCGTCAGGTGCGCGATGGCGTCGGGCTTGTTGTTCTCGATGCCGATGTAGGCTTTCTCCACGCCCACGGCCTTCATCAGGATGGTCACGCCGACGACCAGCTCCTCACCGTGCTCCAGCATCGTGCGGTGGTCCGACGTAAGGTAGGGCTCGCACTCCACGCCGTTGATGATGACGCACTCGGCCTTCTTTCCGGGAGGTACCGAGAGCTTCACATGCGTGGGGAACGTCGCGCCGCCCATGCCGACGATGCCGGCATCCTTGATCTTCGAGATGATCTCCTGCGCCGAGAAGGGACATGCCTTCACCAGCGTCTCCGAGCGGTCGATGCCCTCGGCCCACTCGTCGCCCTCGCGCTTGATGGTAATCATCATCTGGCGCAGACCCTGACCGTTGGGAACCATATCCACGGCCGTGACCGTGCCCGACACCGGGGAGTGAATGTTCGCCGACATGAAGCTGCCGGCTTCGGCGATGAGCTGTCCCGTCAGCACCTTGTCGCCCTTGGCGACCTTGGCCACCGCAGGAGCCCCGATGTGCTGTGCGAGGGGAATCGTCACCACCTCGGGCAGCGGAAGCACCTCGATCGGTTTGGCGCAGCTCAGCTTATTTTCCGACGGATGGACTCCGCCCATTGGAAATGTCTTCATATACTATTGGTTCGTTTTTACGTTTCTAAACCATATCTTTTTTCATTCTGCTCTTTCGGGCCGGACGGTATTGCCATTCGCCGCTGAAGCGGCGTCTTTGTTCTGACCCTCCCCTAAATCCCCTCCTCGGAGGGGACTTAGACCCATCTGCGGCAGAAAATCACGACTCCGACGGGACTCCCGCTGCGGGAGCCGCAGGCTTCCCGGCCGCAGGAGCAACGGGTGCTGCCGGAGCAGCTTTCGGAGCCTTGGGCAGCGGGTCCATGCCGACCAGCCGGATGGCGCCCGTGGGACACTCGTTCACGCACTTGCGGCACAGCTTGCACTTCAGCGGGTCGATGTAGGCGAGGTTGTTCTCCACGGTGATGGCATCGAAAGCGCAGACCTTCACGCACTTGTCGCATCCGATACACCCGGCCTTGCAGGCCTTCATCACCACGGCACCCTTGTCCTTCGAGACGCACGACACATAGACCGCACGGTTCTTGGGCCACTTCTTGCGCAGCTCGATAATCATTTTCGGACACGCCTTCACGCAGGCGCCGCAGGCCGTACACTTGTCCGCGTCGACCTCCGGAAGTCCCGTTGCGGGATTGATGTGAATGGCGTCGAAAGCGCAGGCCACGACGCAGTCGCCGAACCCGAGACACCCGAACGCACAGCCCGTCTCACCCACATAGAGCGACGAAGCCACGGCGCACGACTTGGCACCGTCGAAGTCGTTGGTGCGGGGACGCTTTTCGCACGTTCCGCCACAGCGGACGGTCGCCACCTCGGGCTGCTTCTCGGCAGCGGCCTTTCCGAGGTATGCGGCCACTGCCTTCATGCAGTCGCCGCCGCCCACGGGGCAGAACAGCTCCGAAATGTCGTCCTGCTTGACCAGCGCATCGGCCATGCCCCGGCAGCCTGCGAATCCGCAGCCGCCGCAGTTGGCGCCGGGGAGCATCTTCTCCACCTCGTCGATGCGCGGGTCCTCGTCGACCCGGAACTTCTGGGCCACGAAATAGAGGATCACCGCCGAGAGCACGCCCAGCGCACACAGCGTCAGGATCGTGTAAAGTAATACTTCCATCAGATTTTAGTTATTGTAAATTGAATTGTGTGTTCGATTTTCGTGCGGCAGAGCCACAGCACGAAATAATAAACGCCCACGCCGGCTATCGCCGCGAGGGCGCTGACGCCTTCACTCCATCCCATGCCGGCAATGGCCGCCACGAGCACCGCCATGAGCACCGCCAGCGCGCCGACGTAAGCCAGCACGACGGCCCGCATGCCCGCACTGCGGCGCACGCCGACCATCACGGCATCGCCCGCCGCGTACTCCGCAGCCCCGGGAGTCATCACCGTGACGACCTTGTCCTGGGCTTCGGCCAATCCGCACGCCTGACGGGCCGAACAGCTTCCGCAGGCACTCCGGGAGGTGATCCGCACATAAACCGCGTTGCGCTCCGTGCGTTCCACCACACCGCTGTGTTCGATCAGTTCCGCCACGCCTCTAATCTCCGTATTTATTGGTGAGGGGCATCAGCCGCTCGTGCCCGAAAGTGCACGACGACAACCGCAGCACGGGCGGGAACTGATAGCGTTTCTTCTCGTTGTGCATGATCATCGCGTGAATCTTCTCCACGACCTCCGAATCGAATCCCGCATTGACGATCTCCTCGCGGTGCTGTCCCTCCTCGATCATGCGCAGCAGGATGGCGTCCACCACCTCGTAAGGGGGCAGAATATCGCTGTCCTTCTGACCCGGATGGAGCTCCGAAGAGGGCTCCTTGGTCAGGATATTCTCGGGAATGGGATTGCCCTGCGTGCGGTTGATGTAGCGGGCCACGTCGTACATTTCGCTCTTGTAGAGGTCGCCCGTGGGGCTGAACGCGCCCGCCGTGTCGCCGTAAAGCGTACAGAGGCCCAGCGCATTCTCGCTCTTGTTCGAGGAGTTGAGCAGGATGTAATCCGTCTTGTTCTGCAAGGCCATCAGCAGCACCGTGCGGATGCGGGTCTGGATGTTCTCCTCCGTAGCGTCGAACTCCGTGCCGCCGATGACGGGCTTCAGGGTGTTCACCACGCTGGTATAGATTTCGGAAATGGGAATGACGTTGTATTCGATGCCGAGGTTGCGGGCCAGCTCCTTGGCGTCCTCCACCGACTCGTCGGACGAGAACGGCGAGGGCATCAGCAGCGCCCTGACATTCTCCGCTCCCAGCGCATCGGCGGCCAGACAGGCCACCACGGCCGAGTCGATACCGCCCGAGAGACCGATCGAGGCTTTTCCGTAACCGTTCTTGCGGAAGAAATCCCGCAGTCCGCAGCGGGCCGCTTCGTAAACCAGCCGCGTGCGGTCGTTGTAGGTCGAGGGGATCGCAATCGGCTCCGCTTCGGCTTTCGTGTCGAAGATCTGGAAATCCTCCTCGAAATTCTTCATCATCAGCACCACTTCGCCGCGGCC is a window encoding:
- the rsxC gene encoding electron transport complex subunit RsxC, with the protein product MKTFPMGGVHPSENKLSCAKPIEVLPLPEVVTIPLAQHIGAPAVAKVAKGDKVLTGQLIAEAGSFMSANIHSPVSGTVTAVDMVPNGQGLRQMMITIKREGDEWAEGIDRSETLVKACPFSAQEIISKIKDAGIVGMGGATFPTHVKLSVPPGKKAECVIINGVECEPYLTSDHRTMLEHGEELVVGVTILMKAVGVEKAYIGIENNKPDAIAHLTQIAAGYKGIEVVPLKVMYPQGGEKQLIAAVTGRQVPPPPALPIDVGAVVCNASTTVAVYQAVQKSMPLIQRVVTVTGKRMKEPKNLLTRMGTPVSALLEAAGGVPDEPAKVINGGPMMGRAMVNLASPVTKGCSGITVLSGREAVRREAAQCIKCAKCVSACPMGLEPYYLSKMSQKKGWEVLEAQMITSCIECGCCQSTCPSYLPLLDWIRLGKQTVMGIIRARGAAAAPKK
- the rsxA gene encoding electron transport complex subunit RsxA → MEISYFAIIIGAIFVNNVVLAQFLGICPFLGVSSKVETSMGMGAAVTFVMAIAAVVAWLIQTYVLVPLDIVYMQTIVFILVIAALVQMVEIMLKKMSPSLYQALGIFLPLITTNCAVLGVAILMIQKEFNLLQSVTYSVATALGFALALVLFAGIRERLDFEDVPKSFKGIPIALITAGILAMAFMGFSGLV
- a CDS encoding RnfABCDGE type electron transport complex subunit D yields the protein MANKLIVAPAPHVQTSQSTARIMRDVVIALMPALVVSALVFGADVLRVTALSVAACVAFEYLIQKFMVRGAVTVTNWSAVVTGVLLAFNLPATIPWWIVVIGAFVAIAVAKMTFGGLGKNPFNPALVGRVFLLIAYPVQMTTFPMPVNGAFDALSGATPLAAVKHGAAADVLGVQELLLGNMPGSLGEVAAAALLCGFVYLLWRRVITWQIPVTVLGTIALFAFVVALCSGQTGAALWQLPVFHVLAGGAILGAVFMATDYSTSPMTVRGGVIFAVGIGVITMLIRLWGAYPEGMSFAILIMNACVPLINKYVKPKRFGVK
- a CDS encoding NAD+ synthase, whose translation is MKIAIAQLNYTIGDVDGNTSKIIDSINKAKAQRADLVIFAEQAVSGTPAFDLLRKTTFLELCEDALVEIASCCDGIAAIVGLPILTAEGTISAAALIQDRKVLRYVGKKYITARREMGFLTPSKGFEYATIKGHKCAIIVGDDLSREHDFDQSVETIISINARKYGKGTMTYRYEMMRNLAFVEGKNLVLVNQVGGSTDIVYDGTSGAMNGRGEVVLMMKNFEEDFQIFDTKAEAEPIAIPSTYNDRTRLVYEAARCGLRDFFRKNGYGKASIGLSGGIDSAVVACLAADALGAENVRALLMPSPFSSDESVEDAKELARNLGIEYNVIPISEIYTSVVNTLKPVIGGTEFDATEENIQTRIRTVLLMALQNKTDYILLNSSNKSENALGLCTLYGDTAGAFSPTGDLYKSEMYDVARYINRTQGNPIPENILTKEPSSELHPGQKDSDILPPYEVVDAILLRMIEEGQHREEIVNAGFDSEVVEKIHAMIMHNEKKRYQFPPVLRLSSCTFGHERLMPLTNKYGD
- a CDS encoding RnfABCDGE type electron transport complex subunit B; translation: MEVLLYTILTLCALGVLSAVILYFVAQKFRVDEDPRIDEVEKMLPGANCGGCGFAGCRGMADALVKQDDISELFCPVGGGDCMKAVAAYLGKAAAEKQPEVATVRCGGTCEKRPRTNDFDGAKSCAVASSLYVGETGCAFGCLGFGDCVVACAFDAIHINPATGLPEVDADKCTACGACVKACPKMIIELRKKWPKNRAVYVSCVSKDKGAVVMKACKAGCIGCDKCVKVCAFDAITVENNLAYIDPLKCKLCRKCVNECPTGAIRLVGMDPLPKAPKAAPAAPVAPAAGKPAAPAAGVPSES
- a CDS encoding RnfABCDGE type electron transport complex subunit E — its product is MNKLQIILSGIVKNNPTFVLVLGMCPTLGTTTSAENGMGMGLATMAVLIMSNLVISLIKNIIPDKVRIPAFIVVIASFVTIIQMLMQAFVPALYDALGVFIPLIVVNCIILGRAEAFASKNSPFDSVLDGIGIGLGFTLALTVVGAVREILGSGAVFGVSLGIADYTPLIFVLAPGAFLVLGYLMVLFNKLAKK
- a CDS encoding RnfABCDGE type electron transport complex subunit G, which translates into the protein MKSTLLNMTAVLFGITLVASAGVGVVNMITEEPIAAAKAAATKAALTEVLPAFDATTDEVLTIDEMPITVYTATKDGAVSGYAVQSMTKQGFGGAVRLMVGFTPAGEVVNVNVLEQTETPGLGTKMADEGNVLLRSVKGQKLEDKKLVDGKLAVTKDGGDVDALTAATISSRAYVDAINRAWMAYKSVATGETPTDVASGATAAATEQTNEPAAQEGGQNE
- a CDS encoding SoxR reducing system RseC family protein; amino-acid sequence: MAELIEHSGVVERTERNAVYVRITSRSACGSCSARQACGLAEAQDKVVTVMTPGAAEYAAGDAVMVGVRRSAGMRAVVLAYVGALAVLMAVLVAAIAGMGWSEGVSALAAIAGVGVYYFVLWLCRTKIEHTIQFTITKI
- the hpt gene encoding hypoxanthine phosphoribosyltransferase produces the protein MEDIIQLHDRKFKIMIPAEKIDRAVEAVAQRINADYAGKETPLFLGILNGSFMFMSDLIKKIEFQNELSFVKLASYDGTCSTGCVKSLIGLNNSIEGRHVIIVEDIVDTGESIEHMIRELESRKPASIEVCTLFFKPGSYRKTLPIKYRAMEIGNEFIVGYGLDYDQLGRSLKDIYVVTE